A genomic window from Levilactobacillus yonginensis includes:
- a CDS encoding Rrf2 family transcriptional regulator, translating into MANTQFSDTIHVLVYIAYFKGKKMTSQEIASSLETSPSLIRKIMANLKHHQLLAPTHGPTQLALAHNPAEITLRDIYATLPGQAPLLNVDTHTSQNCPVGQTVPKVLSHYYQEIQAAAEAKMAKITLQDILNDVTLMQRLS; encoded by the coding sequence ATGGCAAACACCCAGTTCAGCGATACCATCCACGTCCTGGTCTACATCGCCTACTTTAAAGGTAAAAAGATGACTAGCCAGGAAATTGCCAGCAGTCTTGAAACATCGCCCAGCTTAATTCGGAAAATCATGGCTAATCTAAAACACCATCAGTTGTTAGCCCCCACTCACGGCCCCACTCAACTTGCACTGGCACACAATCCAGCCGAAATCACCCTGCGTGACATCTACGCTACGCTCCCCGGCCAAGCTCCCCTACTGAACGTGGACACACATACGTCTCAAAATTGTCCAGTCGGCCAAACGGTTCCCAAGGTCTTGAGCCACTACTATCAGGAGATTCAAGCCGCGGCTGAAGCCAAAATGGCTAAAATCACCTTGCAAGACATCTTAAACGATGTGACCCTGATGCAGCGCTTAAGCTAA
- a CDS encoding NADPH-dependent F420 reductase, whose protein sequence is MSAITIFGKGNMGQSIGDVFKQGGNQVSFIDSADPVENLGSIVVLAVPYNAALSIAKANQAALAGKIVIDITNPLSFETWDELVVPADSSAAAQIAALLPESKVIKGFNTTFAATLQNRKVGDQAQTTVMAAGDDADAKQAFADALTDSGVAFVDAGSLKRARELESFGFLQMTLAANEKIGWTGGFGVLK, encoded by the coding sequence ATGTCAGCAATCACGATTTTTGGTAAAGGTAACATGGGTCAATCAATCGGTGACGTCTTCAAGCAAGGCGGGAATCAGGTTAGTTTTATTGATTCTGCCGATCCCGTAGAAAACTTAGGATCAATCGTTGTTCTGGCCGTTCCTTACAACGCTGCATTAAGCATTGCCAAGGCGAACCAGGCGGCATTAGCAGGGAAAATCGTTATCGATATTACGAACCCACTGAGCTTTGAAACTTGGGACGAATTAGTTGTCCCAGCTGATAGCTCAGCCGCAGCCCAAATTGCGGCTTTACTACCAGAATCTAAGGTTATCAAGGGCTTCAACACAACCTTTGCGGCAACCTTACAGAATCGCAAGGTCGGTGACCAAGCACAAACGACAGTTATGGCTGCGGGTGATGACGCTGATGCTAAGCAAGCATTTGCTGATGCATTGACCGACAGTGGTGTGGCTTTCGTTGATGCCGGTTCCTTGAAGCGGGCTCGTGAACTCGAAAGCTTTGGCTTCTTACAAATGACCTTAGCGGCTAACGAAAAGATTGGCTGGACTGGTGGCTTCGGCGTTTTAAAGTAA
- a CDS encoding zinc-binding dehydrogenase, with amino-acid sequence MKSTVFVEPGKVKVVDADMPQIQAPDDVIIHVVRTCVCGSDLWAYRGLEDKAKNSENSGHEAIGIVEEVGSDITTVQPGDFVIAPFTHGCGHCAACRAGFDGACQNHTDNFSSDVQSEYIRFQHGEWALVKIPGKPADYSDEMLKSLLSLADVMATGYHAARVANVKTGDTVVVVGDGAVGLCGVISAQMRGAKRIIAMSRHEDRQKLAMEFGATDVVAERGDEAVAKVMALTNNSGADAVLECVGTEQSNDTAMKVARPGAIVGRVGLPHEPKIDMAPSFYTNKIIAGGPASVTTYDKQLLLKAVLDGDIHPGKVFTKSFALDDIDDAYQAMTKREAIKSLVVVD; translated from the coding sequence ATGAAATCAACTGTATTTGTAGAACCAGGTAAGGTTAAAGTCGTTGACGCTGATATGCCTCAGATTCAGGCACCTGATGACGTGATTATTCACGTTGTCCGGACTTGCGTGTGTGGCTCAGATCTCTGGGCTTACCGCGGCTTAGAAGACAAGGCGAAAAACTCCGAAAACTCCGGTCACGAAGCTATTGGGATCGTTGAAGAAGTCGGTTCCGACATCACGACCGTTCAACCCGGTGACTTTGTCATTGCACCATTTACCCACGGCTGTGGCCACTGTGCTGCTTGTCGGGCCGGCTTTGACGGTGCTTGCCAGAACCACACGGACAACTTCAGTAGTGACGTGCAATCCGAATACATTCGTTTCCAACACGGCGAGTGGGCTTTGGTTAAGATTCCTGGCAAGCCAGCCGACTACAGCGACGAAATGCTGAAGTCCTTGCTGAGCCTAGCCGACGTCATGGCAACTGGTTACCACGCTGCTCGCGTAGCCAACGTTAAGACTGGTGACACGGTCGTCGTTGTTGGTGACGGTGCCGTAGGTCTCTGTGGGGTTATCTCCGCTCAAATGCGTGGTGCCAAGCGCATCATTGCAATGAGCCGTCACGAAGATCGTCAAAAATTGGCCATGGAATTCGGTGCCACTGACGTTGTTGCTGAACGGGGTGACGAAGCCGTTGCCAAAGTCATGGCATTAACCAACAACTCCGGCGCTGACGCTGTCTTGGAATGTGTCGGTACGGAACAATCTAACGACACGGCCATGAAGGTCGCCCGTCCAGGTGCTATCGTGGGCCGGGTGGGTCTGCCTCATGAACCTAAGATCGACATGGCACCATCCTTCTACACCAACAAGATTATTGCTGGGGGCCCTGCTTCCGTAACGACTTACGACAAACAACTCTTGTTGAAGGCCGTTCTGGATGGCGACATTCACCCCGGTAAGGTCTTCACAAAGTCCTTTGCTCTGGATGACATCGATGATGCTTACCAAGCAATGACTAAGCGTGAAGCTATTAAGTCCTTGGTCGTTGTTGACTAA
- a CDS encoding LysR family transcriptional regulator codes for MLENYLLEELVTFAQTGTLAETATQLNVTQPTVTRGMQKLESDLGVQLFDRQPNRLSLTPTGELATQEATALLQAQNQAVARIHSFDQDQRTLQIGTTLPGPLYVLNTLSLPTNVTINHELLATNIDTLLINHDYSLIFSDHKLASKTTSSQLVGYERLAVNLNKFMFQANQSTITFAELKDLSFIVLTNIGPWRNVIQQEIPNAKFLYQEQREAFDEITKFADFPYFSTNISIFDPLDPTQASPTTLNDSRVRIPISDDQAQLTIYANFLRSEKQRVQPLIDQVMAKWPD; via the coding sequence ATGTTAGAAAACTACTTATTAGAAGAGTTGGTGACCTTTGCTCAGACCGGCACCCTAGCCGAAACTGCAACGCAGCTCAACGTCACCCAACCCACCGTTACGCGGGGCATGCAAAAATTGGAGAGTGACCTCGGCGTTCAATTATTTGACCGTCAACCCAACCGACTCAGTCTGACCCCCACCGGCGAATTGGCTACCCAAGAAGCCACTGCCCTGCTCCAAGCACAGAACCAAGCAGTTGCACGAATTCATAGCTTTGATCAAGACCAACGAACCCTGCAAATTGGCACCACGCTGCCAGGGCCCCTCTACGTTTTGAACACACTATCCCTGCCCACCAACGTCACGATCAACCACGAGCTATTGGCAACCAACATTGACACACTACTCATCAACCACGATTACTCACTAATTTTTTCCGATCACAAGCTCGCCTCTAAAACTACCAGCTCTCAGCTAGTTGGCTACGAACGGCTAGCAGTCAATCTAAATAAATTTATGTTTCAGGCTAATCAATCGACCATCACCTTCGCCGAGCTAAAAGATCTTAGCTTCATTGTCCTCACTAATATTGGCCCGTGGCGTAACGTGATTCAGCAGGAAATTCCCAATGCCAAATTTCTCTACCAGGAACAGCGAGAAGCCTTCGATGAAATTACAAAATTCGCTGACTTTCCTTATTTCAGTACCAACATCTCCATCTTTGATCCGCTCGATCCCACCCAAGCATCCCCCACTACCCTAAATGACAGTCGCGTTCGGATTCCCATCAGTGATGACCAAGCGCAACTGACCATTTACGCCAACTTTTTGCGATCAGAAAAACAACGCGTCCAACCCTTGATCGACCAAGTCATGGCAAAGTGGCCCGACTAA
- a CDS encoding aldo/keto reductase, which translates to MTTVPTIKLNNGVEMPQLGFGVFQVPDLKECEEAVVTALQAGYRLLDTATAYQNEEAVGRAIKRSGVPRDEIFVTSKLWVSEFTYERAQQGINDSLQRLGLDYMDLYLLHQPYGDTMGAWRALEEAQQAGKIRAIGVSNFYADQLKNLELTMTVKPAINQIEINPWYQQPEEVQFSQGENVRVEAWAPFAEGKHNIFQNETIAQIAQAHGKATGQVILRWLLQRGITVIPKSVHKERMIENMNVFDFELTDAEMRVMQSLDKQESQFFDHRDPVTIEQIFGSSLKQLS; encoded by the coding sequence ATGACTACTGTACCAACAATTAAATTAAATAACGGGGTTGAGATGCCTCAACTAGGATTTGGCGTTTTCCAAGTACCTGATTTAAAGGAATGTGAAGAAGCCGTCGTCACCGCATTGCAAGCCGGTTATCGGTTACTTGATACCGCAACGGCTTATCAGAACGAAGAGGCGGTCGGTCGTGCCATCAAGAGAAGCGGCGTGCCGCGTGATGAAATCTTTGTTACATCAAAGTTGTGGGTGTCAGAATTTACTTATGAACGTGCTCAGCAGGGAATCAACGATTCTTTACAGCGGTTAGGTTTAGACTATATGGACCTATACTTGTTGCATCAACCCTATGGTGACACGATGGGGGCTTGGCGCGCTTTGGAAGAAGCCCAACAAGCTGGCAAGATTCGCGCGATCGGCGTCTCCAACTTTTATGCCGATCAACTGAAAAATTTAGAGTTGACGATGACGGTCAAGCCAGCCATCAATCAAATTGAAATCAATCCTTGGTACCAACAGCCCGAAGAGGTGCAGTTCAGTCAAGGCGAAAACGTACGAGTTGAAGCCTGGGCCCCCTTCGCTGAAGGGAAACACAATATTTTCCAAAATGAAACGATTGCCCAAATTGCGCAGGCTCACGGCAAGGCAACGGGACAGGTGATTTTGCGGTGGCTGCTTCAACGAGGTATTACGGTAATTCCGAAGTCAGTTCACAAGGAACGGATGATTGAAAACATGAACGTGTTTGACTTTGAATTGACGGACGCTGAAATGCGAGTGATGCAGTCGTTAGATAAGCAAGAGAGTCAGTTCTTTGATCACCGTGATCCCGTAACGATTGAACAAATTTTTGGATCAAGTTTGAAGCAACTTAGCTAA
- a CDS encoding aldo/keto reductase: protein MTNAPTIKLNDGHDIPAIGFGTFQIPSDGSTYRAVLEALQLGYRHIDTAVAYFNETEVGQAIADSGIPRDQIWVTSKLWLQDFGYEAAKQAIDVSLKKLGLAYMDLYLIHQPYGDVPGAWRAMEEAQLAGKIRSIGVSNMTPKIWQKFVPQFETMPAVNQVEFNPYFQQQPLRQLMAENDVKLEAWAPLGQGNQALLNNPVITSLAQKYGKNAGQIILRFENQLGVIVFPKSVHAARIKSNLAIFDFKLTPAEMTTLAGLDKGKGMHDPDADGVQETLLAAFDVHADD, encoded by the coding sequence ATGACAAATGCGCCAACGATTAAATTAAATGATGGTCATGACATTCCTGCCATTGGGTTTGGGACTTTCCAAATCCCGAGTGATGGGTCAACTTACCGTGCCGTACTCGAAGCTTTGCAGCTGGGCTATCGGCATATCGATACTGCTGTGGCATACTTTAACGAGACTGAAGTTGGGCAAGCTATTGCTGATAGCGGCATTCCACGTGACCAAATTTGGGTGACGAGCAAGTTGTGGCTCCAAGATTTTGGCTATGAAGCAGCTAAGCAGGCCATTGATGTTTCCTTAAAAAAACTCGGATTGGCTTACATGGATCTTTACCTGATCCATCAACCTTATGGGGATGTTCCCGGTGCTTGGCGCGCAATGGAAGAGGCCCAACTGGCGGGCAAGATTCGCTCAATTGGGGTTTCTAATATGACGCCTAAGATTTGGCAGAAGTTTGTGCCGCAGTTTGAGACAATGCCCGCCGTTAACCAAGTTGAGTTTAATCCGTACTTCCAGCAACAACCGTTACGCCAATTGATGGCTGAAAATGACGTGAAGCTGGAGGCCTGGGCGCCACTTGGTCAGGGGAATCAGGCATTGCTCAACAATCCCGTGATTACCAGTCTAGCCCAAAAGTACGGCAAGAATGCCGGTCAAATCATCTTAAGATTTGAAAATCAACTGGGCGTTATTGTTTTTCCTAAGTCGGTCCACGCTGCTCGCATTAAGAGCAATTTGGCTATCTTTGATTTCAAACTGACGCCAGCTGAGATGACGACTCTGGCTGGCTTGGATAAGGGCAAAGGGATGCATGATCCGGATGCTGACGGTGTTCAAGAGACGTTATTAGCTGCGTTCGACGTTCACGCTGACGACTAG